The Kogia breviceps isolate mKogBre1 chromosome 16, mKogBre1 haplotype 1, whole genome shotgun sequence genome window below encodes:
- the MRPL57 gene encoding large ribosomal subunit protein mL63 — MFLTALLLRGRIPGRQWIGKHRRPRSVSAQAKQNMVRRLEVEAENHYWLSRPFLTTEQERGHAAARRLAAFQALKASQAARFPASRRLEDQLGHLKVTGKWS; from the coding sequence ATGTTCCTGACCGCACTCCTGCTCCGCGGCCGCATCCCCGGCCGGCAGTGGATCGGGAAGCACCGGCGGCCGCGGTCCGTGTCGGCGCAAGCGAAGCAGAACATGGTCCGCCGCCTGGAGGTCGAGGCGGAGAACCACTACTGGCTGAGCCGGCCCTTCCTCACGACCGAGCAGGAGCGCGGCCACGCGGCGGCCCGCCGATTGGCCGCCTTCCAGGCGCTCAAGGCTTCGCAGGCGGCCAGGTTCCCCGCGTCCCGGCGGCTGGAGGACCAGCTTGGCCACCTCAAGGTCACCGGGAAGTGGTCCTGA